From the Argentina anserina chromosome 3, drPotAnse1.1, whole genome shotgun sequence genome, the window ataaaactataaaaacaaaatgaataaAACAGATTTGATTGCCCCAATAAGAAGGAAACAATCAAATTCGTGAGTCTACCCAACCTAGTACCCTTGAAGATTGACAGCAAACGAGAAACATGAGATTCgtgttttcttttaatttctcaagtttcCAAACTAATTTGAACCCGAGATTATTGGGGTCAATGAAACCGAAAAGTTTGAAATAATGGAAACGCGTACAAATGCATGGGCCAAAGTGTAACCAGGGGGTGGGGGGACCAAGCGGGGGCCACTGTTCTCACtcaattttgtttccttcGTATTACGGCGCCCCATTTTATGTGTTATCTTAAATGTTAGTactttgaaagaaaatgtTTTAGCGCAATCTCACGTGATATGCAATTTGAACGGTTATAAATAAttacaaaatgtcatttttgaatgaaaatataatcttATCCTTGTTAATCCAACGGCTCtatattattataaaaaattatagtttttttatatcatttatttattttaaatgtaataaaaaatacgatatatacaaagtatgtttgaaatatatagatatgTATGTGTATATGTGTGCGCgggcgaaaaaaaaaaaatatatatatatatatatatatatatatatatatatatagtctctatctagagtgaagcttcactgtggaatttcagagtgaagttctaattttgatacacttttcggtcaaattttttcaccataaacgattcaatatttagatatgctattcaagatcatctctacaaagtttcatccaatttgacaatggtttgagcttttaaaattgatatttacacgaacggttcatgttgaacagttttaattcattcattgatttaatctaatttcaataccttaacgatgtccgaattagatgaaactttatagagatgatcttaaatatcatacctaaatattgaatcgcttatggtgaaaaaatgtgaccgaaaagtgtgtcaaaattggaacttcactctgaaattccagagtgaagcttcactctggatatgaactatatatatatatatatatatatatatatatatgtatgtgtgtgtgtatgaggtgcctatatatatggtaattgtattaattaattatagtcaataattaatcataaatgtaaattagttaaataagaaagtcatgaatcttgacatatttgtcaCGAGAAAGATTACCATCgacataattgtattaattaagatatatatatattttaagaaaaataacatttgttacTTTACATATTCCCTTAAATCGATTATACCCTAACAAAAGAATATTTCCTTTtagaaaaaaactaaaagaatattctctttcagaaaaaaaaaactaaaacaatcttaccaaaagttttcatctaaatataaatcTTGTAGTTACCTTACATCgtctaaaatttaaaaataaatatttttttgaaaatatattatatgcatatatatcgCACgtgcacacacatatttcaagcatattttcataaatttcaattttttaaattgtattttagaagTATTATTGTGATAAAAaggaagaaatgataaaaagaacaaaaaaatatttttataataatttagaactgTTGGATTAACAATGATATAATTGTGTTTTCATTTACAAtcaaatttttataattttaattgttgatGTGGCAATGTGATGTGACATATAATGTAGGATTGCGGCGCCGGATTTGGCTCTATATTATGGCTCTCTAGCACTCCTCTACTTTGAATTAGTGATAAGATCGACCCGTTTATTTTCTATATACACAGTTCACGACAAGTTTTAATGAACTtcaattttaattgaattaatCATGGACCAATGTTAAGCAACAGTTGATGAATAATTCAGTTGTCTGTATAAAATCGGTGTCAAAACTCCATCAATGTTAAGcaacaatttcatcatctccaccgtttagtatatagataatattgtgtaaatcatttatgcaaaatttcagccaatttggtaattgtTAAGACCCTCAAAATTAtgttttctgttaaaaacatgaacggatcatgtttgacagaattcagtccgtccatttgtttttcgatGTTAAGAGTCTTAATGATCACCAACTtgtctgaaattttgcagataatctacacaatattatatgGATACTAAACggtaaaaacaaagaaatttgatcgaaaagtggtgtaaaaatagaaatccaCACTAAAACCATTAGTGTGGACCTCCGCATAtgagaagatatatatatatatatatatatatagtccatatccagagtgaagttccaattttgacacatttttcggtcaaattttttcaccataagtgattcaatatttaggtatgctattcaagatcatctttacaaaatttcatctaattcggacatcgttaaggtattgaaattagattaaatcaatgaatgaattaaaactgttcaacgtgaaccgtttgtgtaaatctcaattttgaaagctcaaatcattgtcaaattggatgaaactttatagagatgatcttgaataacatatctaaatattgaatcacttatggtgaaaaaatttgaccgaaaagtgtgccaaaattggaacttcactctgaaacttcagagtgaaccttcactctggatagggactgatatatatatatatatatatatatatatatatatatatatatatacaaagctTCTTGGCTGCAGATGTCCACACGGTGCAGATTCGACGATTCCGGCCATTGGCGATGCGCAACTACAGCGTCGATCAGCACAACCGCACTCTCCTCCTTCCAGCGCTCTTGTCTGTGTCAGCCGgaatctcaaaatttcaaatttctagGTACCGTACGGAGATTTCGGCCGCCGTAGGCCGGCGCTGTAGCTCCGGCCGACTGTGTTGGTTGGTGCAGTCGTTGCGAGTCGCCGAATCCGCACTATACAAACGGTACGGACGTCTAAATCTGAAATGTTCTGTATGTAAAGTGACCGTGAAAAACAAATTGGCTTAGCACAGTACCGGCCCCACATGTACTGTATAGGAATGAACACGTGCAACCATTGTCCTATATAATGCTCAACATTTTTCCATAACTTAATATCTTAAGCTCTTAATTCCCGAAATAAGATCAAGAGGAGAGAAAGTACGTAATGATATCATCTTCTTTCGTGCTGATATCTGCAGATCACATGGCATCGTCTTCTGGAGCCTTCTTTACAGCATTCAATCCCCAACTTGCTCCAGGAAGCTCACATAATAGCCGCTCTAACCTCATACAACTTACACCTAAGAAGACGCCGAATTTTCAAATACGGGGCATCCACGAAGATTTTAGTCTGCTTTCCAGTTTTAGCACTCCCagaaaattgattaattatgaAACTAAGCATGGTAGAACCATGGTAATTCTCGGAGCTAGCTTTGTCTGACGTACCTTACTTTGAATGATGCTAGCTAGTCACTAGCTAATAGTTAACTGACTCTGTTAATTTCCATGCAGGATGACATTTCTGTCCAACACTTTCAGAAGTTGGAACTATTCAGGAATGTGCTGAGAACTGTAGCAAAGCTAGATGCCCTCGAGGGTTTGAATATGATCGATGCTATTCAACGGCTAGGCATCGATTACCACTTTCAACAAGAAATCGACGAAATTCTGCACAAGCAAATGAGTATTGTATCTGCTTATGATAATCTTCATGAGGTTGCGCTTCGGTTTCGACTGCTGAGACAGCAGGGTTACTTCGTGCCTGACGGTAAGTATAATTTTGGGGGGTACACTACCGAACTACATACTTTTAGTTCACGAAACCATATACGTAAGAAGATCTCTATCATAAACAGTTCAAAGCAagtataataatatatatgttctaCGTGTTTGATATATACAGATGTTTTTAACAACTTCAAAGAAAGGAAAGGGACGTTTAAGCTTGATTTGGGTGAAGACATCAAGGGATTGATGAGCTTATACGAAGCTTCACAGCTAAGAACAGAAGGGGAAGATACACTTGTTGAAGCTGAAAAGTTTAGTGGTCATCTGCTGAAGACGTCCCTGTCACATCTTGATTATCATCAAGCCAGAATCGTTGGCAACACATTAGATAATCCTTATCACAAAAGCTTGGCCTCATTCATGGCCAGGAACTTTTTTATTACATCTCAAGGCACCAACATATGGTTAAATTTGCTAAAAGAAGTGGCAAAAACAGATTTCAATATAGTCCAATCTCTGCACCAGAATGAAATCGTTCAAATATCCGAGTAAGTTTGACAATGACATATCAGGCTAGGATATTGATACCTTAATAGACATGGTAGATAGGTAGTTTAGTGAAGTGTTTGTTTCTGACGTTTTAGATGGTGGAAGGAGCTAGGATTAGCTAAGGAACTGAAGCTTGCAAGAGACCAACCACTGAAATGGTACATTTGGTCCATGGCATGCCTATCAGACCCGAAGTTATCAGAGGAGAGGGTTGAGCTCATAAAACCCATCTCTTTTATCTACTTGATAGATGACATTTTTGATGTTTATGGAACCCTTGATGAACTCATTCTCTTCACAGAAGCTGTTAATAGGTACATACCCGtcaatgaaaaaaattaatatagaCTTGTTACCACTTAGCAATTCATCCTTGATTaacaaactaaagaactaGTTTACATATGTACAGATGGGAAATCACAGCTATAGACCACTTACCAGATTGCATGAAGATATGCTTCCGGGCTCTCTATGATATGACTAACGAATTCAGCTGCAAGATCTATCACAAGCATGGATGGAACCCCTTACAATCTCTGAAAATGACGGTATATATACAAACTCTGACTAATCTACCACATTTATATCGTGTACTTGGATTAGAAGGTTTACATGGAAAATATTCATTCTGTTGCAGTGGGCAAGTCTCTGCAATGCGTTTTTGGTGGAAGCAAAATGGTTTGCATCTGGGCAGCTGCCGAAGTCAGAAGAGTACCTGAAGAATGGCATTGTTTCTACGGGGGTAAATGTGGTTCTAGTCCACATGTTTTTTCTCTTGGGTCAAAATATAACCGAACAGAGTGTCGAGTTGCTGAATGGAACTCCAGCCATTATATCGTCGTCAGCGGCAATTCTTCGACTTTGGGATGATTTGGGAAGTGCCAAAAATGAGAACCAGGATGGGAACGATGGGTCGTATGTGAGGTGCTACATAGAGGAACATGAAGGCTGTTCCATTGAGGAGGCACGAGAAAAGACCATTAATATGATTTCAGATGAATGGAAGAAACTGAACAGACAACTGCTCTCTTCTCATCCATTTCCAGCAACAATTACTTCGGCTTCCCTTAATCTTGCAAGAATGGTCCCCTTGATGTATAGCTACGATGACAACCAATGCCTTCCATCGCTTAAAGAGTATATGAAATCAATGTTGTATGAAACTGTATCAATGTACTAAGCTACTGGAGTCGGATCACAATGGTGGTCGAGACCAACAAGAAGCATAAGATGCATTGTACTGTAATTTTATGTTTGAGACACTCTTAGTAGTAAACTGAATGAGAATAAACTAGCCATTGTAGAAATTGGATTGTTACTAAGAATGCTTATTTAAAACAACTAAAATGAAAACTGAAGATTGATCAGACTCTCACTATAAAAGAGTTCCACGCTCACCCTCCATTTTGAGCTTCAAAACCAGATTGAAATGCAACACATAAAAGAGAagcagaaagaaaagaaaggtcCCTATTCATCTGAAGGCAACTTCAAGTCAAAACGCTTGTAGGAATTAGTGTTTCCAAGCCTGACAAGTTCCTTTGCCTGCTCAATCATGGAGGCCTTAACCAGACCATTCACAACAGGCTGCAACAGTGTGGCACTCACAACGCGGCGGCTTTTGAAAATATCCTTGCAAAGCTCAAAAGCATACTCCATATCACCCTTCTCACAAACAAAGGGAACAAGCGTCCCGAAAGTCCATCTGGCCGGTCGGCAGCCGCTCTTCTCTATCTCACCATACCACCGCTTAGCTTCATCCAAGTTCCCCTCATTCACAGACCCCTTGATCAACGCATTGAAGCTGAACACATCAGGTTTCAATCCAATGTTCTTCAACTCTTCAAACAATTGAGCCGCTTCTTGACTCCTTTTCTCTAAAGCCAACCCCATCAACCTGGCATTGTAGCTCCTAATAACAGGAACCACATTCTTCTCCACCATCTGACCCCATATCTTCTCGGCCTCCGAAAACCGCTGATTCCCATACAAGCAATCCAACAACGTATTAAACGTGATCACATCCGGCACCGCACCCTTCTCCTCCATCGTCTCAATCACCGCAACCGCATCATCGAACTTCCCCATCTCGCAAAACGCCTTGATCAAAATATTGTAAGACACCACATCCGGCTCAACAGACAACTCCCTCATCACCTCCTCGAAAATCTTCCCCACCATCTCAAACTTCTTACAGCTCACGCACGCGCCCATAAGCGCGTTGAAGGACAGTACTGTGCGCGCGCAGTTTCTCTCAGGCATTTCGTCGAACACCTTCTTGGCATTGTCGAACATCCCGGCCTTTCCATAAAGGGAAAGTATTCGGACCGTGAAACCCTCCTCGGAGAAGTCCGGGTACTTCTTCTGGTGCTCGAGGATCTCTTCGATGGCTTCGAAGCGCTTGGCGGTGGCGAGGCGGCGGACGGTTTCTTCGTAAACGGGGGATTTGGTTCGGAAGCGGTAGATCTCGGAAGACTCTTTGAACTTTTTGACGAGGAGTTTGAGGTTGTTCTCCGTGTAGAGGTCTTGGGAGATGGCTCTGATGCTCTTAACGGCGGCTGTGGGTTTGGGCAGGGTGGTAGTGGTGGTGGTTGTGGAAAATGCGCGGCGGAGGAGACGAGCAA encodes:
- the LOC126787990 gene encoding (3S,6E)-nerolidol synthase 1 codes for the protein MASSSGAFFTAFNPQLAPGSSHNSRSNLIQLTPKKTPNFQIRGIHEDFSLLSSFSTPRKLINYETKHGRTMDDISVQHFQKLELFRNVLRTVAKLDALEGLNMIDAIQRLGIDYHFQQEIDEILHKQMSIVSAYDNLHEVALRFRLLRQQGYFVPDDVFNNFKERKGTFKLDLGEDIKGLMSLYEASQLRTEGEDTLVEAEKFSGHLLKTSLSHLDYHQARIVGNTLDNPYHKSLASFMARNFFITSQGTNIWLNLLKEVAKTDFNIVQSLHQNEIVQISEWWKELGLAKELKLARDQPLKWYIWSMACLSDPKLSEERVELIKPISFIYLIDDIFDVYGTLDELILFTEAVNRWEITAIDHLPDCMKICFRALYDMTNEFSCKIYHKHGWNPLQSLKMTWASLCNAFLVEAKWFASGQLPKSEEYLKNGIVSTGVNVVLVHMFFLLGQNITEQSVELLNGTPAIISSSAAILRLWDDLGSAKNENQDGNDGSYVRCYIEEHEGCSIEEAREKTINMISDEWKKLNRQLLSSHPFPATITSASLNLARMVPLMYSYDDNQCLPSLKEYMKSMLYETVSMY
- the LOC126788319 gene encoding pentatricopeptide repeat-containing protein At3g13160, mitochondrial-like; the encoded protein is MSFARLLRRAFSTTTTTTTLPKPTAAVKSIRAISQDLYTENNLKLLVKKFKESSEIYRFRTKSPVYEETVRRLATAKRFEAIEEILEHQKKYPDFSEEGFTVRILSLYGKAGMFDNAKKVFDEMPERNCARTVLSFNALMGACVSCKKFEMVGKIFEEVMRELSVEPDVVSYNILIKAFCEMGKFDDAVAVIETMEEKGAVPDVITFNTLLDCLYGNQRFSEAEKIWGQMVEKNVVPVIRSYNARLMGLALEKRSQEAAQLFEELKNIGLKPDVFSFNALIKGSVNEGNLDEAKRWYGEIEKSGCRPARWTFGTLVPFVCEKGDMEYAFELCKDIFKSRRVVSATLLQPVVNGLVKASMIEQAKELVRLGNTNSYKRFDLKLPSDE